Genomic DNA from Fimbriimonas ginsengisoli Gsoil 348:
AGTCCTTGGACGAAACGGACAGATTGTATGGGGAGGCGGAACTCCGGAAGTAAAGAGCGCCCGTATCGGCGTTCGCCGACTTTCCAATTGTTGAACTCCGGTGCTGCAGAAACCCAATTGTTTGAGGTCGTGTTCAGGTCACAAAAGACGATCGACAGGTCACTATTTCCGTTAACCGTTAGGATGAAGTTCCCCACTTTCTCTCGGTATCCCGTTGACCCGTGGGCAACTGCGCTTCGACGGCGACCTCATCGTCATCGATTGGCCGTCCGTGTGGAGTTCGGTGGGCGGGTGCGGGTGGTCCGAAAAGCTATTTCGTGAACATCCACCAATCAATGGCGAAGAGCTTGGCTGCGGGCTTGCCGCGGAACACGAGGAAGAGATCGTGGACGCCCTTGGCCCCAGAAATCTGGGCGGACTCGGTTCGCCAATTCTCCGGGCCATCGACGTTGCCTATGCGGACTTGACCAATCAGAGGACCGTCCGTTGCGTCGAGACGGAGTTCGAGGGTGCCGCCCATACCCGACGCTACCCTTGCGGAGAACCCCTTAGCACCTCGGCCGAAATCGACGTTTCTCACCTTGATTGAGTCGCCATCGTCGATGTCCGAGACCTGCATCCCGCCCGCGCGACACGGTTCGGTCTCGACGCCAGATGCCCAGGCGATGGTTTCCGCTTCGTTGCGGACGTAGGGGTTGAGCCTGGCGACAGGCGCCGGCCCTTCCTTCGTCATGTCCATCGGCAGGATCGCGCCGTCCGGCCCAAACCGCATCTCATCGACGCAGACCGAGCGGGTAAAGCCGCCGCCGCCCGGCAGAGCACCGTTGTGATAGAAGAGGTACGTCCGCCCCTTGTAGTCGACCACACCGGGGTGATTGGTGAAGCTCCCGCCCTGCGTGGACATGATCTCGCCACCGTACTTCCAGGGTCCCGCCGGCTTGGAGGCCGTCGCGTAGGCTAGGTGCTCGGGAACCGGCCCGCCTGCGTAAACCAAATAGTAGAGATCCTTGCGTCGATAAAGCCAGGGCCCCTCCTCGTAGGCCGTCGCGCGGTCGGCCGTCCGCCGCTTGCCAAACGCCTCCACCGTCATCGGTCCCCGAAAGATCCCCCGGTCGCCGATGCCCGTGTCGTACGAGACCATGTCTTGGTTCAGCCGAACGTATTTGTAAGTGGGGTTCCCCCAGCCGAGGTAGGCCTGTCCGTCGCGATCGATGAACACGCACGGGTCGATGTCGCCAAACTGGTCGAACACCAGCGGCTTGTCGATCGCATCTCGGAAAGGGCCTTCCGGGCGGTCGGCGACGGCAACGCCGATCGCCATCCCGCCTTCCTTCCGGTTCATGGGGACGTACCAGTAGAACTTGCCGTTGCGCTCGATGCACTGTCCCGCCCAAGCGTCGGACTTCGCCCACGGGAAATCCTTCACGGAGAGCGGCGACCCGAGATCGGTCCAGTTCACCATGTCCTTGGTGGCGTAGCACCGCCAGTCCCGCATCACGAACGTGGTGGATTTGTCCTCGTCGTGCCCCGTGTAGACGTAGAGCGTTCCCTTGTGGACCAGCGGCGCGGGGTCGGCGGTGTAGACCGTTTGGACGATGGGGTTCTGCGCCGGAAGGGCCACCATGATAAGGAGCCCGCCCAGAACGGCGAGCGGACGCGCGAATAACGAGAGGAGAGACATGGCGATTCAGGCGTATCCTGTTGACGTTAACACTACCCGAGGCGACCTCTCCTTTTGGCTCGACGACGATCCTCCGCGACCAGGCTCCTGTCCCCGTTTCCCTTAGCCGTCAATCGATAGGCCGGCAGGGAAACCTCCCCGTGCGCTTTCACGGAAGGGCAGTGATCTTATCGCTCAGGCGGAAGAAGTCGAAATCGACGAAGCCGCCCGCCGTCTTGGTTGCGAAGTTGAACAGGCCGAAGCGATAGCCCATAAAGTGCGGGATGTCGTAGACCATATGTAGCGACTCGCCGATGGCACTCCAGTCCTTTCCGTTGAGGCTGTAGTAGAAATACGCCTTGTCTGCACGGTCCTTGAAGTCGCAGTCGATCTTTAGGAAGACCGTCTTCTGCGCTAACGGAATGCTGGTGATCTCTTCCGGCTTATTCGACTTGGCGCTGACCATGACGATTGAACGGGCATCGCCCGTCGCCTTGACGCCGACGAAGCCGTATTTCTTTTGAAACACCGTGAGTCCCGCGAAGTCACCATCTTTCATGTGGCTCACGTCGACCGCGGTCGTCGCCGAACTCTCGGGCCCAAAGGTTCTTTGGGTGAGCGTGTTGCGGGCTTGGCTCAACTCTGGATCCACGCGGCCGGCGGTCAAGCGCAGGCTGCCCGGGTGCGCGGCGAGCGACCAATTAGCGTTATCGGGATTGTGGTTCCACTGCCATGCCAAGGGCAGGGGCCGGTCGCCGGGCCTCCGATCGAACTCATCGGAAGCTACGATGCCGGAGACGCCGAGCTTGCTCGCCGGTAGGTTTAGCGTCGTCGGAGCTTTGCCATCGACACCGAGAACGGGCCAACCGTCAACCCACTTCACCGGCACGAGAAATGGAATGCGACCGACCGCGCCGTGATCTTGGAATAGATAGGCGAACCAGTCTCCCTTCGGAGTATCGATCAGGCCGCCTTGGGCGATGCCTTGGTCATGGAATAGCACTCTGCCTTCGTAGGGACCGGTGAGCTGGTCGGCTCGGTGGATGATCTCGGTGCGCATGTCCCGCTTTGGCCAGACGATATTGCACAGGTAGTACTTGCCGTTGATCTTTCGGAATTGCGAGCCTTCAGCGGGCAAACCAACGATGCCTGGGGCCACTGTGCTGGCATTAGGGATGATTGCCTGATCCAATCCACCGGGCTGGACGCCGGTAAGGTCCGACTTGAGCTCGGTTATCCGCATTTGGCCATTGTTTCCGTGGACGATGTAAGCGCGACCATCGTCGTCGAAATACAGGGAGTGGTCACCGAAGAGTGGCGCAAACGAGGTTGCCTTCCAAGGGGTCTTGTTGGGGTTCTTGGTGCGGAAGATGTACGTCTTGCCGGTCGAGAGCGAGAACGTGGTGGCGTAAAACGTTCCGTCGTGGTACGCCAGGCTGCTGGCCCAGGAGCCTCTGCCGTAGTCGTTCTTTCCGCCCTTCAGGTTGAGCTCGTCCGTGTCGGCCAGCGTTTCGTACGCGTAGCTGGCAATCTTCCAATTCACGAGGTCCGTCGATTTCATGATCGGCAGCCCCGGACTCATGTGCATCGTGGTGCTGCTCATGTAATAGGTGCGTCCCACGCGCACGATCGCCACGTCCGGAACATCCGCCCAAAGGATCGGATTTTGCGCCTTATGGGTCGAGTCTGTCTTCACGTGCCTCACCTTCGTCTTGAGCAAGTTGACGTCGTTCGCAACCGCCCCCGCGCTCCCGGAGATCATCAGGTGAAGCGCCAGGGCGGAACTCAGAAGTTTTGCGCTGTTACCATAACTTACTCTCTTCATTTTTAGCCTTCATCCTAACGCCGACGGTCTAACCAATTGCCGCGCCTTTCCAAGCCACTGGCTGTCGTCTCCGATGGAAACCAAGTGCCCCCTAGGAACGCTAGATCCGGTTCTACCTGCAATTTCTCCATGCGTCGGCAGGAGTTCGCAAGTTCAAGCCCGGTGCTGCACGGTCTCGTCGCGCGGATCGAAGCGGAAATCGAGTCTCCACCGACAAGAGCACCTTGCGGTCTAACAGGCGCCCAAAGCAGCAGAGTGGAACCGGATCGGGTTTCGCCTGATACGATGAAGATATGGGAAGGCTTCATCGCTTGGTGCGCTGGGCTAAGCATGAAGATGTAAAGGCGGAGATTGAGCGCGGCGCGGATGTGAACGAAATCGCGGGCAACTTAACTCCCCTCGACCATGCCATCAAGAATGACGATGTCGCGATGGTCGATATTCTCATTCGAGCCGGCGCCGACGTAAATCAGGGGCACCCGAAGACGGGCCGACGGCCGCTCCACAGTGCGGCTTCTAGTCCGGACCTACGGATCTTGGAATTACTGCTCGAGGCCGGGGCTGACCTCGAGGGTTGCCGCGAGACTTCGACTCCGCTATGCTTTGCCGCGGCTTTCCGCAAACGGGAAGCTTACGATCGCCTGATCAAAGCCGGGGCGAATGCGCTGGCGACGATGAAAGGGAAGGTGGCCAGCGAATGGCTAACGTCCGCAGCCGCCGCCGATGAATACATGCAGCAGCGCTGGGAGACGGATTCGAAGGAGAAAAGGCCGGACGAGTACGAGCCACTTCTCCGAAAAATGATGGGGGAGTATCCCACGGCAGAGGAGTACGCCGCGCATCGCGGCAACGATATCTTTGTGTTCAGCTTGGATCGAGGCGTCTTCACGGACCCTGAGGTGCAGAAGTGGGCACGGGACCTCGGCGAGATTCTTCGATCGCCCGAGCGACTCAAGGAGTGCGAAGAGCGGTTCCTAAGTGGCGCCGAACTGGCCAGAGCCCGCCGCGAGCGCAGGCACTTTGAGCGGCGACTCGCCCTCCAGGAAGGTCGAAAAGAACGCATTGCCCTTGCTGCCAGGGGAATCGCTTCGACGCATTTTGACCCGTAAGGCGGGCACGAACCGCCTTTCGCGTTCCCGCGTAAAATGGCCGAGATGACGGCGCTTCTCTTTCTTGTATCGTCGGTACTCGGCGCAACGCTAACGCAAGGGAATCTGCCGCAGACTTCCTATGGGACCGCGATCGGTGCGGAAGCCCGGCAGCAGGCCGAAGCGTTTTTCCGGCAGAACGTCAATGGGGCCGTCACCAGCGTAGAGCTGCGCGGAATGGCCGCTTACATCGAGTCCAGCCGTGCCTATCGGGCGCACGATTATAAGCATTGCGCCGATGTCCTCGACGAGCTATGGCGGGACCTTCCGATTTCGTCTCCCAAATGGTGGGAAGCCAACGATCCGACTCGAACCGTGAACCCCGGCTTCTCGGGCTACCCGGCCATGCTGATGCTGGATGAAGCCGTCCGGTGGCGGCTCAATCCGGAGAGCGCCAAAGTCAAGGCCCGGCCGGTCCTCATGGAAGTGCTGCTCTTCGGTCACGCAGCGGGTTATCAGCCCAGAACAATGGGCCAATTGCTTGGCAACACCGGCGTGAGGACCGTCGTCAACCTCGACCCCTCGCTCGCCGCCAACGACTACGCCCTCCTGAGGAACTGCCTTTGGCTCTTTCAAGAGTACATGTGGGCGGCAAGCAAGGGGCGCCTCCGGGTGAACCTCGATTTCACCACCCTGCCCGACCGAACCATCGACGTGGAATTTAAGGCCGATTCGAGGAAAGGCGCTTCCGGCACCCCCGCCGTCATCCTCGGTCTAAAGTCGCCCGCTTTCCAAGTCCAGCAAGACGAGATTGCCTCCCAATTGAAGGTTAAGCCCGACTGGTGGTGGTCGATCGTCCCTTCCCTGGTTCCGGACGCCGTGCCCGAGTTCCGCATCCAGGAGTTCGTTCCCGGCGGAATGGGGCGCGGCCCCGACGTTCGGTCGCCAAACTTCATCATGGACGACCTTTGGGTGGTGCGCCGCCCCGGGCATCTCGGCCACGGCAAGTACACGCAGACCGAGATCGAGATGTTCATGCCGCAATGGTTTCAGCACGAAATCAACCATTTCTTCTTCGCGAACTACCCCGAGTTCGGGCTGGAAAAGACCGGCCACATGTGGCATCAGCTTTCGAATTGGCCGAAAGATTTCGTCGGCATCTTCGAGCCGGACTACTATCGCGAAGCGATGCACAAGCGCATCCAGCCGTTGGCGAAACCGCCGCTCGACGTCATGATGCGATTCGCCGAGCCGACCGCCGCCGAGATCGCCCGCATCGAACCGCGAAAGATCCTCGGCCGCTACCAGCACGTCCCCACCGATAACCCCTGGCTCGTCGGCGAGATCACCGTCGCCGAGCAAGATGCCGACGGAAGAACCCTCCTGAAGTGGACCAACGGCGCCAACGTCTCATGGCTCCTGGAACCCCATCTGGACGAAGGCGCTCTCCGCACCGGCTCCGACTGCCCGTACTTTAAGGAGCCGCTCCCCGGCGGCAAACAGTTCAAAATCATCCCCACCCGAGACGCCAACGGCGAATACACAAACGATGTCGCGGGATTCGTTTTCCTCGGCAGCTTCTACGCGAAAGTACGGTAAGGCCGGTGGAGAGGGCGCGGAGCGGCTTAACAATTTCGGAAACGGAATAAGATGGAGCGTGGGGAGAATCTAAGTGCCAACCGAAACCTTTAAAGCGAGCCGCTTGACGAAGGGAAACTTTCTGTTTCCTACGACGATCGAGGTTAGCGAGAAAGCGGTCACGCGTCGCAAGCGGTCTTGGTTCAGCCGCGACGAGATCAGTGTCAGCATCGGCAAGGTCGCTTCGGTTCACATCCAAACCGGCCTCATCTGGTCCACCATCCTCATCGAAAGCTCGGGCGGCGCCGACCCTCTCACGAGCCACGGCCACTCAAAAGGGGACGCCACGAGGATCAAAGAATTGATCGAGAACTACCAGGCCGAGCATGCGAACTTGGGCGACGAAGACCGACCGTAAAGGCTGCATCTTCTTGTGCCGGGATACGGGTTTGCCTCGGCGCGGCCGTGGGCCGATTTGCCTAACCTAGCCTCAGGTGAAAGTATCGTTGCGATATGGCGTGGAGAGTCGCCTTCGGGGGAGCGGAATTGGACGGAGCCGCAGCGCGATTGGTGGACGCGGCGCATCGAGGAGATGCGGAAGGGGTGCGCACGGCGGTGCAAGAAGGCGCTAACCCGAACCTAACCTTTGCCGATGATGAGGGGTACTTCAACCTCACCCCTCTCATGATCGCCGCTCAAGGCGGCCATGTCGAGGCGATACGGGTCCTGCTGAAGGCGAAGGCAAAGGTTAAGGCCAAGAACAAGCACATCTCCCCGGAAGACGGAGGCGGCGAGACCGCGCTGGACTACGCCGTGGCCGGCAAACATCAAGAGGCGGCTCGACTGCTGTTGGAACACGGCGCCAATCTCGACGCCATCGAAAGCGGCAACACGCCCCTCATGCTGGCGGTGATGCGTGACGATGAGGAGCTCGTTCGCTTTCTGCTGGACCTGGGCGCCGACCCAAATGTCGCGAGCAAGGTCTGCTCCGCGCTCTACATGGCGGTCGACCGTGACCAGCCCGCAATCGCCCGTCTTCTGCTCGAGCGAGGCGCGGACCCCAATTGGGGCGACGCGCACTTTCATGCAACCTCTCTGATCAAAGCCTGCAAAAAAGGTCAGCTAGAATGCGTTCGCGCGCTGCTGCAGGGAGGCGCGGATCCGAACCGGCAAGATGATCTCCACCGGTTTCCGCTGTATGAAGCGGCTACCGGAGGCGTCATCTATCAACTCAAGACCGACGAAGATTGGAAGCGGTATGGAAACGCCCTGAATCTCGCCGGCTCCTGCCTCCTGACCGACGAAAACGCCAAGGAGATCGTGGAACTTCTGCTTGAATACGGCGCCGACGTCCACCGGCGCTCTCCCCGCTGGGGCACCGCCCTGGAGGGGGCAGAAAAGGCGGACCGAGGAGAAATTTACCGGCTCTTAGTGGCGGCGGGAGCCTAGCCTTTCCGGATCGTCAATGAGAATTGGCCGGGCTCGCGGACCCTACGCCTATCCGTGTCTTCTGTACCGCCCAACACCCCATTAGGTTCCAAATCAAGCGTCGGTCGACGGGAACACGAACCAATTGGGCTCCGGCCAAGACCCAGAAGGCTTTGTCAAATGTAGATTGTTCATCCTAAAGCTCTCGCCGCCATGGTCGTTTTGACTTTCCGGGCGGTCAGAGTGATGCCAACCGGTGAGGTAAACCGAAGGGGTGCTGGTTCACGAGCAGGGGAGGACGCGTGGGTAAGGTTCGGGTTGCCGGGTTTGCGGTTTCGGTCGATGGGTTTGGGGCGGGGGCGGAGCAGAGTTTGGAGAATCCGTTAGGGAAACGGGGGCAAGAGTTACACAATTGGTTCTACCCGACGCAAACCTTTCGATCGATGTTCGGGAAAGAGGGGGAAACGGAAGGGGCAGATGCTTGCTTCGCGAAGGCCTCGGCGGAAGGGTTCGGAGCGTTCATCCTCGGCCGCAATATGTTTGGGCCGGTCCGCGGCGAGTGGCCGGACGAGGAATGGAAGGGGTGGTGGGGCGACGATCCCCCTTATCACGCGCCGACCTTCATCCTCACCCACCACGCCCGGGCGCCGATTGTGATGGAGGGCGGGACGACCTTCTATTTCGTCACCGAAGGGATCGAGTCGGCGCTCGCCCAGGCCAAGGCCGCCGGGGGCGACCTGGACGTGAAGATCGGCGGCGGAGTCTCGACGGTCCGCCAGTACCTGCTCGCGGGAGCGATCGACGAGCTGCACCTAGCGGTGTCGCCGGTCCTTCTCGGGCAGGGGGAATCGCTATTCGCCGGGATCGACCTGCCAGGGCTCGGGTATCGGGTGACGGAGGTGGTTCCGACGGAACGGGCGACCCACCTTGTGTTGACTCGGTGAATATCGGGGGTGGTGTCGCGGTTTTCGGGAGTCGGCCTACAGAGGGTTAGTACCTTCGGAAAAGGCGGCATGCGTAGGTGCCGGCTACACGGCTTCGCCGTAGCGGAGGCCGGTCTGGAGACCGGCGGTCCTTCCGGCTTCGCCGTGGGGAGGTGGTGGCTTCTTCCCCGGAACTTGTCTCCTTTAACCTGCCCTGACGAATCGTCGATTTGCCGTTCGTCAGCCGGTCGAAAGTGGTTATTTTCTGACGATTCGTCGGTATCTTTCCGTCGTGGCTTCACATCGTAAACTTCCCCGCCAGTAAGCCGTCATAAAGATAGGGAGGAGAAATGACGATGGACAGGACGGATCGGGAGATAGTGAGGTTGCTACAGACGGATGGGCGGATGACGCATGAGCAGATTTCGAAGGAGATTAGCCTTTCGAGACCGGCGGTGCACGACCGGATTCGCCGGTTGGAGTCCGCCGGGGTGATTCGGGGCTACTCCGCGCAGGTGGATTGGGATGCGCTCGGGCTCTCCCTCTGCGCCTTCCTCTTCGTCCGCGTGACGGGAAACTGCGTGCCGATCGCGCAGAAGATTTGGACGCTGGGTACCGAGGATGCGATGGTCCAAGAATGCCATCGGATCGCCGGCGACTGGTGTCTGCTCTTACAAACCCGCTCGGCTTCCACGGCCGCTCATCTACGGCTTCACGACGAAATAAGAGCGATCCCCGGGGTGCAGAACACGATGAATGTTATCGCTCTAGCCGAAGTCCTTCCAGACGAAAGTCGGGTCCCCGTCCCGGCTGACTTCCCGGCAACGTTAGCCACGAGGAGAAACTGAAATGACGATTACCTATCCCAATCGCTGGACGGAACAAGAGTCCTCGGTGTCGCTCAATTTGGACAAGGGCGCCCTCATCGACCTCCAGCCGCCGATGAACGGCGTGAAGATTCAAGTGGAATCCGGAAGCCTATGGGTGACTCAAGAGGGCGATGCCTCGGACCACGTCATCGGTCCGGGCGAGAGCTTTGTGACCGCCGGCCGAGGCCTCATCGTGGTTCAGGCGCTACGTTGCTCCGCGTTCCGGGTGCCAGGGCAGGGGTAGGGAGCCTTCATTTGCCTCTTTCAGATGGAAGATTCTTATCTTCAGAGGGCATTAAGGAGTGGACTTTTGACGCTGATGGACCGGAGTCCCTCTCCCCGGTTCGTGTTCGTGCCTGACGCTCACCTATCGCTCTCGCGAACAGAGAGGGCTTTCAGTCAGTTGGGGTTTCGAATCGTTTGCGGCCCCAGAGCCGCCTTCACCCTTGGCTTATTCCGCCCCTACAGGGCTTGATGGTCTGGGCGTTCTACTTACCAGGGCTTCGCCCTTCGCTTTTAGAGGTCGCGCTTTCAGCGCTGATTGGAGAGGTGTGGCCAGATGCATGGGAACGGAGCGCCGGCCCCAGCCAGCTTGCGTCGACGGGTTTTAGCCCGCGACGGGGGTGTCGACTGAAGTCGACACCGCATGCGAACTGAAGTTCGCGCTCCTGAGGGGCAAGTGCGCTCAGCGGAGCCCTTGGGCGAGGCCGATGAGGATGCCTTCGGGGCCGCGGATGTAGCAGAGGCGGTAGATGTCTTCGTACTGAACGACCTCGCCTACGAGCTGCGCGCCGCGCTTGCCAAGTCGCTCGAGCGTATCGTCGAGGTCGTCTACGGCGAACATAACGCGGAGGTAGCCAAGAGCGTTCACCGGGGCGTTGCGGTGATCGGCGACGATGGGAGGACGGAGGAAGCGGGAGAGTTCGAGCCGGCTATGGCCGTCCGGCGTGCGCATCATGGCGATCTCGACGTGCTGATCGCCCAGGCCGGTGATACGCCCCGCCCATTCACCTTCGATGGTGGCCCGGCCTTCGAGTTCTAGACCGAGTTCGAGAAAGAAATCGATCGTCGCTCCCAAGTCCTCGACGACGATTCCCACGTTGTCCATGCGTTTGACGGCCATATGGACATTCTACGGAGTGTCGTATCCTCGCCGCCCCTCGGACAATCGAGACATTGCCAATCTCTCCCCCGACCGTCGCTTGAAGCCGCTTGGCAACGCGGGCGAGAGAGTGTCCGAAGATCTGAGGTCGATTCGATAGTGGGGCTTACACTTTGGTCGCGAATCCGAGGTCGATTAGCCAGTCGGTCATTCTTTGCGGCCAGGTTTGGACGGAGATCAGCTTCTTCTCGCGGTTGCCGAGGTTGAAGCCGTGACCGCCGCCGCTGGTGATGTGCATCTCAGCGGATACCTTCGCCTTTCGGTA
This window encodes:
- a CDS encoding ankyrin repeat domain-containing protein: MGRLHRLVRWAKHEDVKAEIERGADVNEIAGNLTPLDHAIKNDDVAMVDILIRAGADVNQGHPKTGRRPLHSAASSPDLRILELLLEAGADLEGCRETSTPLCFAAAFRKREAYDRLIKAGANALATMKGKVASEWLTSAAAADEYMQQRWETDSKEKRPDEYEPLLRKMMGEYPTAEEYAAHRGNDIFVFSLDRGVFTDPEVQKWARDLGEILRSPERLKECEERFLSGAELARARRERRHFERRLALQEGRKERIALAARGIASTHFDP
- a CDS encoding PH domain-containing protein, with the translated sequence MPTETFKASRLTKGNFLFPTTIEVSEKAVTRRKRSWFSRDEISVSIGKVASVHIQTGLIWSTILIESSGGADPLTSHGHSKGDATRIKELIENYQAEHANLGDEDRP
- a CDS encoding DUF2917 domain-containing protein, coding for MTITYPNRWTEQESSVSLNLDKGALIDLQPPMNGVKIQVESGSLWVTQEGDASDHVIGPGESFVTAGRGLIVVQALRCSAFRVPGQG
- a CDS encoding dihydrofolate reductase family protein; this encodes MGKVRVAGFAVSVDGFGAGAEQSLENPLGKRGQELHNWFYPTQTFRSMFGKEGETEGADACFAKASAEGFGAFILGRNMFGPVRGEWPDEEWKGWWGDDPPYHAPTFILTHHARAPIVMEGGTTFYFVTEGIESALAQAKAAGGDLDVKIGGGVSTVRQYLLAGAIDELHLAVSPVLLGQGESLFAGIDLPGLGYRVTEVVPTERATHLVLTR
- a CDS encoding VOC family protein, whose protein sequence is MAVKRMDNVGIVVEDLGATIDFFLELGLELEGRATIEGEWAGRITGLGDQHVEIAMMRTPDGHSRLELSRFLRPPIVADHRNAPVNALGYLRVMFAVDDLDDTLERLGKRGAQLVGEVVQYEDIYRLCYIRGPEGILIGLAQGLR
- a CDS encoding ankyrin repeat domain-containing protein, with the protein product MAWRVAFGGAELDGAAARLVDAAHRGDAEGVRTAVQEGANPNLTFADDEGYFNLTPLMIAAQGGHVEAIRVLLKAKAKVKAKNKHISPEDGGGETALDYAVAGKHQEAARLLLEHGANLDAIESGNTPLMLAVMRDDEELVRFLLDLGADPNVASKVCSALYMAVDRDQPAIARLLLERGADPNWGDAHFHATSLIKACKKGQLECVRALLQGGADPNRQDDLHRFPLYEAATGGVIYQLKTDEDWKRYGNALNLAGSCLLTDENAKEIVELLLEYGADVHRRSPRWGTALEGAEKADRGEIYRLLVAAGA
- a CDS encoding Lrp/AsnC family transcriptional regulator; the protein is MDRTDREIVRLLQTDGRMTHEQISKEISLSRPAVHDRIRRLESAGVIRGYSAQVDWDALGLSLCAFLFVRVTGNCVPIAQKIWTLGTEDAMVQECHRIAGDWCLLLQTRSASTAAHLRLHDEIRAIPGVQNTMNVIALAEVLPDESRVPVPADFPATLATRRN
- a CDS encoding glycoside hydrolase 43 family protein — encoded protein: MKRVSYGNSAKLLSSALALHLMISGSAGAVANDVNLLKTKVRHVKTDSTHKAQNPILWADVPDVAIVRVGRTYYMSSTTMHMSPGLPIMKSTDLVNWKIASYAYETLADTDELNLKGGKNDYGRGSWASSLAYHDGTFYATTFSLSTGKTYIFRTKNPNKTPWKATSFAPLFGDHSLYFDDDGRAYIVHGNNGQMRITELKSDLTGVQPGGLDQAIIPNASTVAPGIVGLPAEGSQFRKINGKYYLCNIVWPKRDMRTEIIHRADQLTGPYEGRVLFHDQGIAQGGLIDTPKGDWFAYLFQDHGAVGRIPFLVPVKWVDGWPVLGVDGKAPTTLNLPASKLGVSGIVASDEFDRRPGDRPLPLAWQWNHNPDNANWSLAAHPGSLRLTAGRVDPELSQARNTLTQRTFGPESSATTAVDVSHMKDGDFAGLTVFQKKYGFVGVKATGDARSIVMVSAKSNKPEEITSIPLAQKTVFLKIDCDFKDRADKAYFYYSLNGKDWSAIGESLHMVYDIPHFMGYRFGLFNFATKTAGGFVDFDFFRLSDKITALP
- a CDS encoding glycoside hydrolase family 43 protein produces the protein MSLLSLFARPLAVLGGLLIMVALPAQNPIVQTVYTADPAPLVHKGTLYVYTGHDEDKSTTFVMRDWRCYATKDMVNWTDLGSPLSVKDFPWAKSDAWAGQCIERNGKFYWYVPMNRKEGGMAIGVAVADRPEGPFRDAIDKPLVFDQFGDIDPCVFIDRDGQAYLGWGNPTYKYVRLNQDMVSYDTGIGDRGIFRGPMTVEAFGKRRTADRATAYEEGPWLYRRKDLYYLVYAGGPVPEHLAYATASKPAGPWKYGGEIMSTQGGSFTNHPGVVDYKGRTYLFYHNGALPGGGGFTRSVCVDEMRFGPDGAILPMDMTKEGPAPVARLNPYVRNEAETIAWASGVETEPCRAGGMQVSDIDDGDSIKVRNVDFGRGAKGFSARVASGMGGTLELRLDATDGPLIGQVRIGNVDGPENWRTESAQISGAKGVHDLFLVFRGKPAAKLFAIDWWMFTK